The Penaeus chinensis breed Huanghai No. 1 chromosome 39, ASM1920278v2, whole genome shotgun sequence genome has a segment encoding these proteins:
- the LOC125046911 gene encoding proline-rich protein 12-like, whose amino-acid sequence MTPSYMSAPLCSTHIFRDVWAAFAHAESDRLWGKHGVQMTGAGVKGESGEDYRRAVSGAVGGVGGVGGVATPGGRGRYYLRSDYPHHDPHPPRHDYPPRDYLPEKLDDLYPRHKEDFFSHRPKERDDLAGGYGPPTPEEPFTRTPSARGPRLPQDPRLQQDPRLQQDRFPRMPDYPPPPPTPEARGGAGGLYGVGGGERVSRLLELYGTLDGRGGGASAAVGGGGGGGGGGGVAVPAGSRSHHDLYGSLDGRTSRLSDIFPTSEAARLRQNADFRQADETRSLSGREGVLADLCRRRELPPAPPEYRLHDYRPRHDFRGAPKPQAQQPPPPPQPHDQDVIENPMYDVERRGAPAPPRTPGPRPPSANPPTPTPAGHHPHHAHHPAHQAHQAHQAHQAHQAHQAHQAHQAQHQHHHQALQQQLQHQQQQQLQQQQQQQQQQQQQQQQQQQQQQQQQQHQLQAQQQHPAH is encoded by the exons ATGACACCTAGCTACATGTCAGCACCCCTGTGTTCAACGCATATTTTTAGAGACGTGTG GGCCGCTTTCGCCCACGCTGAGAGCGACAGACTTTGG GGGAAGCATGGCGTGCAGATGACAGGGGcgggggtaaagggggaaagcGGCGAAGATTACCGACGCGCTGTGTCAGGGgccgtgggcggggtgggcggcgtgggcggtgTGGCCACTCCTGGTGGTCGTGGCCGCTactacctgcgctctgactacccCCAccacgacccccacccccctcgtcaTGACTACCCGCCCCGTGACTACCTGCCGGAGAAGCTGGACGACTTGTACCCCCGCCACAAGGAGGACTTCTTCAGCCACAGACCCAAGGAGCGCGACGACCTGGCGGGGGGCTATGGGCCGCCCACCCCGGAGGAGCCCTTCACCCGGACGCCCTCGGCACGCGGGCCTCGCCTCCCGCAGGATCCCCGCCTGCAGCAGGATCCGCGTCTCCAGCAGGATCGGTTTCCCAGGATGCCCGACTACCCCCCTCCGCCACCCACGCCCGAggcgaggggcggcgcgggcggcctgTACGGCGTGGGCGGCGGCGAGCGGGTGTCGCGCCTGTTGGAGCTGTACGGGACGCTGGACGGGCGGGGCGGGGGCGCCTCGGCGGccgtgggcggcggcggcggcggcggcggtggcggcggggtAGCGGTGCCCGCGGGCTCTCGCTCGCACCACGACCTGTACGGTTCGCTGGACGGTCGCACGTCGCGCCTCTCCGACATCTTCCCGACGAGCGAGGCGGCGCGGCTGCGGCAGAACGCGGATTTCCGGCAGGCGGACGAGACCCGCTCGCTTTCGGGGCGCGAGGGCGTGTTGGCAGACCTGTGCCGCCGAAGGGAGCTCCCACCCGCGCCCCCGGAGTACCGCCTGCATGATTACCGCCCACGACATGACTTCCGCGGCGCCCCCAAGCCGCAGGCGcagcagccgccgccgccgccgcagccgcaCGACCAGGACGTGATCGAGAATCCGATGTACGACGTGGAACGCCGCGGCGCCCCGGCTCCCCCTCGGACGCCGGGGCCGCGGCCGCCGTCGGCCAACCCGCCTACGCCGACGCCGGCGGGGCACCACCCGCACCACGCTCACCACCCAGCACACCAGGCCCACCAGGCCCACCAGGCCCACCAGGCCCACCAGGCCCACCAGGCTCACCAAGCTCATCAGGCGCagcaccagcatcaccaccaggCTTTGCAACAGCAGCTGCAgcatcagcaacaacagcagctccaacaacagcagcaacagcagcagcagcagcaacaacaacagcagcagcaacagcagcagcaacagcagcaacagcagcaccagCTTCAGGCCCAGCAGCAGCACCCAGCCCAC